CATATCCTCAGGTGCATGTGCATCCGTATTTAAAACCAGCTCTGCCCCAACCTCCTCTGCAAGCCTCACAACGTGCCCATTTGCGATGTTATGCCCACATCTGGCTGAGACCTCAAGAAGGATTCCCATATCCTTTGCAAGTTCAACATCCTCTCTCGCAATCAAACCAGGATGAGCGAGTATGTCAACATCCTCTGACAAAATGGATGCATGATTCGTACCCTCACAAACAGGCTCTGCAAGGGTTTCACCGTGAGCAACAACGATCTCTGCACCCAGGCGTTTTGCCATTGATGCGATCTTTCCGATCTTTTGAGGTGGGATGTGCGTCAGCTCAACGCCAGCTACAACCTCAATCTCCCACTCATTCTCACGCTTTGCCTTAAGTCCCGCCTCAACCACATACTCGATATTTGAGAAATCAACATGATCCGCGATCCCGATTACCGTATAACCTTTAACTAACGCACG
This genomic window from Candidatus Syntrophoarchaeum caldarius contains:
- a CDS encoding protein containing polymerase and histidinol phosphatase, producing MIDLHTHTLLSDGELVPSEHFRRALVKGYTVIGIADHVDFSNIEYVVEAGLKAKRENEWEIEVVAGVELTHIPPQKIGKIASMAKRLGAEIVVAHGETLAEPVCEGTNHASILSEDVDILAHPGLIAREDVELAKDMGILLEVSARCGHNIANGHVVRLAEEVGAELVLNTDAHAPEDMIDDLFARKILMGAGLSEGRAEKVLRGDLALKEIIKDI